Within the Mycobacterium gordonae genome, the region TGCGTGACGTTGCCCAGCAGCACCTGCACGTTGCGCTGCTTACGCAGGATGACGCGGGTCGTCGGCGCGATCTCGCCCTCCGAGATGATCCCGGTCGCAACCTGATACAGCAAAGGCTGGAAAAGGTGGTGCGTGGTACGGGCAATCAGCTTGATGTCGACGTCCGCGTGCTTGAGCTTCTTTGCCGCCGTGAGTCCGCCGAAACCCGAACCGATGATCACGACGCGATGCCGTTGACGCGGTTCAGCTGTGGGTTCGTGTTGGGGGCTCATGTCCTGCTGCTCCTGACGGGGTCTCCTTGGGCGGGCGACTGCAGTTAGCTAATACCCAAAGCCTAGTCAACCCACCCGCACAAACCCAACCACGAGCCTGTGTAATTAACCACACTCAGCGAATTGCGTTCGGGGGCCGGACTTTCGCTACGCGCCAAGCAGTGGGCGCAGCGCCTCGGCGACGCTGGTGATGACCCCCGGGATATGTCCGCCGGGGATGTTGATGACCGCGCCGTCCAGGCCGGCGTCCAGCACTTTGGCCTGAAACTGTTCAGCAATCTGTGCGGGGCTCCCGACCGCCATGCGCGCCGCCACACTCTCGGGAAGTTGTTCGGGTTTGGCGTTCTCGTCGACCAGCACCGTGAGCATCATGCTGGTCTCCAGCGTGGCCGGGTCCCGACCCACTTCCGCGCAGCGAGCCCTGACGGCTTCCATCTTGCGCGGCAGCTCCTCGAACGCGGCGACGATGTTGAGATGGTCGGCGTAGCGGGCGGCGATGCCGAACGTCTTCTTCTCCCCGCCGCCGCCGACGAGCACCGGAATGCGTTCGCGGTAACGGGGTTCGGCCATCGCGGACTCGGTGGTGTACCACTGACCGTTGAACGTCGGATGCTCGCCCTTGATCATCGGATCGATGATCTGCATGGCCTCTTCGAGTCGGTTGAACCGGTCGGTGAAGGTGCCGAACTCGAAGCCCAGTTGCCGGTGTTCGAGTTCGAACCAGCCGGCGCCGATGCCCAGCACCGCGCGGCCGCCGCTGACCACGTCCAGCGTGGTGATCACCTTGGCCAGCAGGGTCGGGTTGCGGTAGGTGTTGCCGGTCACCAGCGTGCCGAGTTGCAGCCGCTCGGTGGCGGTCGCCAACGCACCCAGCGCCGTGTACGCCTCGAGCATCGGCTGATCCGGGGAGCCGATCATTGGCAGTTGGTAGAAGTGGTCCATCACGAAAAGCGAGTCGTAGCCGGCAGCTTCGGCTTCCCGGGCTTGGGCGATGACAGTGGGGAACAGGTTCTCTACGCCGGTGCCGTAGGAGAAATTGGGGATCTGGAATCCAAGCCGTATAGCCACGGTTCTACCGTAGCCTCCGGCTTGGGGGCCGGTTCAGGCGAACTGGGCGAGCGCGCCGTGGCTGACGTGCAACGTCTGCCCGGTGATGTGCCGGGCCGCCGGCGTGGTCAGGAACAGCGACAACCGCGCGATTTCCGCCGCGACGGGTGCCGGCGTGCGCGAGAGTCCTTCGTACCCGGCCTGCACGCTGCGACCGGTTGCGACGGCGTTGACCGTGATGCCGCGGGTGCCGTAGACCTCGGCCTGCCCGCTGACCCAACTCGATACGGCGGCCTTGATCGACGCGTCGACGCTGCCGACCGGCGGGTTCTCGGTCAGCACGGTGATGATGTGGCCGCCGGAGCGCAGGTGGTCACCGACGCATTGCACCGTCAAAACAGCGGACAGCAGGGTCGCATCCAGCGACCGACGCCATGCGGTGGCTGTGTCGGACAGCGAGTAGGTACGCGGATCGCCGGCATCCCAGGTGGGAGCGGGGATGTTGACGATGGTGTCGAGGTGGTGGGGGAACAGCGCCCGCGCCTCTTGCAGGCTGGCCGGGTCGGTGGTGTCGCAGACGATCGCATCGACATCGAGTTCCTTGGCGACCACCTCCAAGTCGCCGGCGCGGACACCCACCAGAGTGACCTTGTGCCCGTCGTCACGAAAACTCTCGGCTACTGCACGTCCCAGATCGGTGTCTGCACCGGTGACCACAACCTCCACTGCCACGACCTCCTCGTGCTATGGCGTCAGCACGGTCCATGTTACTGGACAGTAGCTATTCGACGAAACCACGCGCCGCGGCGACGCGCTGATCAATTGCGTAACTATTCGACCGAGTTGCGGCGGGGCTAGGTTTGACCGATGCGTCGCAGTCGGGTGCTCGCCGGTGTCGTGGCGATATCGCTGGTCGTCATCTTGACCGCATGTACTGCAGGTGGCCGGGCGGGCCGCGGGCCGCGGTCGGTCGTGGTGTTCGCGGCGGCCTCGCTGAAACAGGTCTTCACCTCAATCGGCGAGCGGTTCAGCGCGGACAACCCGGGTTCAGCGGTGACGTTCAATTTCGCGGGTTCGGCAGAGTTGGCGACGCAGCTGACTCAGGGCGCCACCGCCGACGTCTTCGCCTCAGCGGATACCGCACAGCTGGACCGGGTGACGCAGGCGGGCATGCTGGCCGGTGTCGCGACCAACTTCGCCGCCAACACACTGGTCATCGTCACCGCGCCGGGCAACCCCAAGCACATCGGCTCCTTTGCGGACCTCACCCGGCCCGGCCTGAGCGTGGTGGTGTGCCAGCGACCGGTGCCCTGCGGTTCGGCGACCCACCGCATCGAGGATGCCACCGCGGTCCAACTACATCCGGTCAGCGAGGAACCTAGCGTCAGCGATGCGCTGAACAAGGTGACGACGGGGCAGGCCGACGCGGCGCTGGTCTACGTCACCGACGCGACGAGCGCCGGAAGCAAGGTGGCGGCGGTGACGTTCCCGGAGGCCGTTCAGGCGGTGAACGTCTACCCGATCGCGGTGCTCAAGAATGCGCCGCAGGCCGCGCTCGCCGAGAAGTTCCAGGCGGTCGTGACCGGTCCAGCCGGACGGGAGATCCTGGACCGGGCCGGCTTCGCAAGGCCCTGACCCCGATGCGCACGCCCTCCCATCTCCCTCGCTGGGTCTATCTGCCGGCGGCGATAGGGACGCTCTTTGTGGGCATCCCGCTGCTGGCGGTCGGGCTCAAGGTCGATTGGCCGCGCTTTTGGACGCTGATCACCAGCGCTTCCTCGACCACTGCGCTGCTGCTGAGCCTGAGAACGGCGGCGGCCAGCACGCTGCTGTGCGTGCTACTGGGGGTGCCGATGGCGCTGGTGCTGGCCCGGAGCGGGTTGCGGCTGGTCCGGGCGCTGCGACCGGTGATTCTGCTGCCCCTGGTGTTACCCCCGGTGGTCGGCGGCATCGCGCTGCTCTATGCGTTCGGCCGGCTCGGCCTGATCGGGCGCTATCTGGAGGGCGCCGGCATCAGCATCGCGTTCACCACCACCGCCGTGGTGCTGGCGCAAACGTTCGTCTCGCTGCCGTTTCTGGTGATCTCGCTGGAAGGTGCGGCCCGCAGCGCCGGCGGTGATTACGAGGTGGTGGCAGCGACGCTCGGGGCGCGCCCGACCACGATCTGGTGGCGGGTCACCCTGCCACTGCTGTTGCCGGGTCTGGCCTCCGGCGCAGTACTGGCTTTCGCGCGGTCGCTGGGGGAGTTCGGCGCGACTCTGACGTTCGCCGGCTCGCTGCAGGGCGTGACCCGCACCCTGCCGCTGGAGATCTATCTGCAGCGGGTTGCTGATCCGGACGCGGCTGTGGCGCTGTCGCTGGTCCTGGTGGCGGTGGCCGCAGTGGTGGTGCTCGGCCTGGGCGCGCGCCGGCTGACCGGGACCGACACACGATGAGCGAACTGCACCTGAGCGCGGTCGTGGCCGATCGGGGCCTGGACCTGGAGTTCTCGATGGCCGCCGGGGAGGTGTTGGCCCTGCTCGGCCCCAATGGCGCCGGCAAGTCGACGACACTGCACGTCATCGCCGGACTGGTGCGTCCCGACGCTGGCGTGGTGCGGCTGGGTGATCGCGTGCT harbors:
- a CDS encoding ABC transporter permease — translated: MRTPSHLPRWVYLPAAIGTLFVGIPLLAVGLKVDWPRFWTLITSASSTTALLLSLRTAAASTLLCVLLGVPMALVLARSGLRLVRALRPVILLPLVLPPVVGGIALLYAFGRLGLIGRYLEGAGISIAFTTTAVVLAQTFVSLPFLVISLEGAARSAGGDYEVVAATLGARPTTIWWRVTLPLLLPGLASGAVLAFARSLGEFGATLTFAGSLQGVTRTLPLEIYLQRVADPDAAVALSLVLVAVAAVVVLGLGARRLTGTDTR
- a CDS encoding LLM class F420-dependent oxidoreductase: MAIRLGFQIPNFSYGTGVENLFPTVIAQAREAEAAGYDSLFVMDHFYQLPMIGSPDQPMLEAYTALGALATATERLQLGTLVTGNTYRNPTLLAKVITTLDVVSGGRAVLGIGAGWFELEHRQLGFEFGTFTDRFNRLEEAMQIIDPMIKGEHPTFNGQWYTTESAMAEPRYRERIPVLVGGGGEKKTFGIAARYADHLNIVAAFEELPRKMEAVRARCAEVGRDPATLETSMMLTVLVDENAKPEQLPESVAARMAVGSPAQIAEQFQAKVLDAGLDGAVINIPGGHIPGVITSVAEALRPLLGA
- the modA gene encoding molybdate ABC transporter substrate-binding protein; the encoded protein is MRRSRVLAGVVAISLVVILTACTAGGRAGRGPRSVVVFAAASLKQVFTSIGERFSADNPGSAVTFNFAGSAELATQLTQGATADVFASADTAQLDRVTQAGMLAGVATNFAANTLVIVTAPGNPKHIGSFADLTRPGLSVVVCQRPVPCGSATHRIEDATAVQLHPVSEEPSVSDALNKVTTGQADAALVYVTDATSAGSKVAAVTFPEAVQAVNVYPIAVLKNAPQAALAEKFQAVVTGPAGREILDRAGFARP
- a CDS encoding SDR family oxidoreductase; the protein is MAVEVVVTGADTDLGRAVAESFRDDGHKVTLVGVRAGDLEVVAKELDVDAIVCDTTDPASLQEARALFPHHLDTIVNIPAPTWDAGDPRTYSLSDTATAWRRSLDATLLSAVLTVQCVGDHLRSGGHIITVLTENPPVGSVDASIKAAVSSWVSGQAEVYGTRGITVNAVATGRSVQAGYEGLSRTPAPVAAEIARLSLFLTTPAARHITGQTLHVSHGALAQFA